The Sediminitomix flava genome contains the following window.
CGTCTCACCAACAGGCACATTGGTTTCGTCTGGCTTTAAGAATTTATTGGCCAAAATTTGTGCTTTCGTTTGCTTGATATCGGTATCAAAACCCGAAAGATTGAAATAAGAATGATTTGTAAATGAAAGTGGCGTTGCTTTATCCGTAGTTGCATAATAGCTCACTTTCAAAGCATTTTCTTCTGTCAATTCAAAACTCACATTCAAATCGACATTTCCGGGAAAACCGCCATCGCCATCAGCACTGTTTATCTGCATGACTAGGACATTTCCTTCCACTTTTGCATTCCAAATTCTTTTGTCGAAAGCATTTATGCCACCATGCAAATGATTTGGCCCATCATTTGTATCCAACTGGTAATCCTTTCCTTCAAGAGTGAATTTCCCATCTTTAATTCTTGAAGAAAACCTTCCTACTGTACACCCAAAGTAAGGTGCATTTGTTTTATAAGCATCTGACAGATATCCTTCCATACCCTCGAAACCACACACAACATCTGCGTATTCATCCGAATTTTTAGGTAGTAAAATGGAAGATACACAAGCACCGTAAGTAATTACTTTTACTTGCATTCCATTCGAATTCCTTAGAATGTACTGATCTATTTGTACGCCCTCAAATTCTCCAAAAATTCGTTTTTCTATGGTTTCTGTATTAAGCATGGCTCATATCGTTTGGTGTAAATGATAAAACTTCATGAGGTACTAGTTTCTCCCAATCAAAAGTGACTCCTACTCCTGGTTCATCAGAGGCAATAGCTCTGAAGTTTTCAACCACCAAAGGTCTTGTCGTATATTCATCGATAGGGAAACTATGTACTTCCAGCCAGCCGCTGTTCGATTGGGCAGAAACTAAGCTTACGTGTAGTTCTTGCATACCGTGTGAACAAACTGGCGTATTGTATTTTCTTGAAAGTTCTGCAGCTTTTAACCAACCCGTAATTCCTCCACAGTTTGATGCATCTGGTTGAATGAATGAAAGCTTAGCTTGCTCAAAAGCATATTCAAATTCATGAATTGTATGTAAGTTTTCTCCCATTGCCAATGGTATACCTGTGGCATCTGCAATCTCTGCAAATCCTTTATAATTGTCTGGAATAGTTGGTTCTTCAAACCAAGTGATATCATACTGCTCAAATGCCTTTGCTGCTTTAATTGCTTTTTCAACTGACATTGAGTAATTGGCATCTACCATAAAAGTAATATCTGGCCCGATGAACTCACGTACAGCTTTGATACGCTCGATATCCTCTTCCAAAATGTCTCTACCAATTTTGATTTTGACAGCATTGAAACCAGCCTCTAAATATCCTTTGATATTACCCAGTAATTTTTCTAATGGGAATTGTAAATCAATCCCTCCACAATATGCCTTACAACTGTTGGAAGCTCCTCCAGCCATTTTCCAAAGTGGCAATCCTTCTTTTTTCCCTTTGATATCCCAAAGTGCAATATCAATAGTTGAAACAGCAAAAGAAACGATTCCTCCTCTTCCTACATAATGCATATGCCACTCTAAGAAATCATAGATTTCATCAATTTGGCTCGCATCTTTTCCTATAAGGGCAGGAACGATATCATGCTCAATCATTGCTTTTATCGCATGACCACCTTTCCCTCCAGTATATGTATATCCTGTTCCTTGACTTCCATCTTCAAGCGTGATTGTTGAAGTCACTAGCTCAAAGTGTGTATGATCGCCGTGTTTTGCATCAGAAAGCACTTCAGGAAGTGGAACATTAAAAAGTCTTACGTCTATTTGTTTAATCTGTGATGTCATGATTCAAAAAATTTATTCATACTACACTTCGAAATACTGTTTGTAGAAATAGCAAAGCATTCTACGAACTGTATCATGAGCATTAGTGTCTGTTGAAATAAATGTTTTCTAAAGACGAGTCTGAGACTCTTACTTTCATTACTTAATCCTTAGAAAAACGCTAAGGATAGTGATATTTAAAGTGGAGAAAATGAAGGCCCGAGCACACGAAAAACTCGGGCTTCATCGATTATCCACTAATACTTCACATAGAAAGTCTTTTTCTCTAAGTATTGCTCGAAGCCATACTTACCATCTTCTCCACCGCTACCACTTAGCTTGTAGCCATTGTGGAAGCCTTGATGTTGCTCTCCGTGCCCTCTATTCACATAGATTTCACCGAATTCCAATTCATCATTACATCTCAATATTTTTTGCATGTCTTTCGTGAAGACCATTGCAGCCAAGCCATATTCACAATCGTTGGCGTATTCAACAACCTGATCGAAATCAGAGAATTTGATTACTGGAAGAATAGGACCAAATGACTCTTCATGCACAATCGTCATTTCTTGACTTACATTTGTCAGAACGGTTGGCTCGAACCAATGTCCTTTTTCAAATTCAGCACCTTCTGGCGATTTCCCTCCGTAGGCTAGTACAGCTCCTTCTTCCATACTTTTTGCCACAAGCTCTTTCATGTGCTTAAGCTCTGAAGCATTTACTTTTGGCCCCATATCTGTATCGATATCCATTGGGTTACCAACTTTCAATGCTTTTACTTTATTCATGAATTTCTCCATGAATGTATCATAAATGCTTTCGTGGACATACATACGTTCGTTACAAGTACAAACCTGTCCACAGTTATCGAATCTTGAGTGGAATGCTCCTTCTACGGCTTGATCGATATCTGCATCTTCAAATACGATACATGGTGCTTTTCCACCTAACTCAAGTTGAACATGCGTCAAATTATTTGCCGCAGTTCTGAAGATTTGCTGACCTGCAGGTGTACTACCTGTCATGGTCACCATTTTAGTGATTGGGTTTTCTACAAGTGCATTTCCTAATACTCTTCCAGAACCCGTCACGATATTTAATAAACCTTTTGGAAGACCAACTTTCTCGGCCAAGAAACCTAGCTCTAGTGTTGCTAGTGGTGTTTCTTGTGTAGGTTTTACTACGATACTGTTACCCGCTACTAAAGCTGGGCCAATTTTTCTACCCGCCAAAGCCAATGGGAAATTCCAAGCTGTAATCGCTACGATTACTCCTCTAGGAATTTTATGAATCCAAATGTGCTCATCCGGATTGTCTGAAGGCATAATATCACCTTCAATATGTCTTGCCCAGTCGCAAGCATATTCAATAAAAGTTGCAGTTACTTCTACTTCTATTTCTGCAAGAGAAATAATTTTACCTTGTTCTCTTACTAACAACTTTGATAAATAATCTTTATTCGCTCTGATTTCTGCAGCAAATTTGCGCATCAGTTCAGCACGCTTACGAGGTGGTACTTTTTTCCACTCTTTTTGAGCAGCTTCAGCAGCCTTCAAAGCGTTTTCAGCATCGGCCTCAACACCCATTGCTACTCTACCTACTACAGACTCGTCGGATGGGCTTAAAATATCAGCTTGTTCGCCTGATGTCGCCTCAACCCATTCTCCATTGATAAATAATTTGTAGTCTTTAATCTCTGACATAATCATTAATTTTTAAGGTGAAAAAGATTTTAGCGCCCCATCCATCCGCCATCTACAAGCATGATGGAACCGTTCATATAATTTGCAGCAGGCGAAGCCAAGAATACTGTTGGGCCTGCAAAATCTTCAGGTTCTCCCCAACGTCCTGCTGGTATTCTACTTAAAATTGATTCAGCTCTTACAGGATCATTTCTCAATGCCTCTGTATTATCAGTACTGATATAACCCGGAGCAATTGCATTTACATTGACACCTTTAGATGCCCATTCGTTAGCAAAAGCCATGGTCATTTGACCAATTGCGCCTTTACTAGCTGCATAACCCGGTACAGTAATTCCGCCTTGGAAAGTAAGTAATGAAGCTGTGAAAATTACTTTTCCATAACCTCTTGCTACCATTTCTTTACCTAGCTCACGTGTTAGGATAAATTGTGCATTTTGGTTTACCTCAATTACTTTATCCCACATTTCATCTGGATGTTCTGCCGCAGGCGTACGAAGAATTGTTCCTGCATTGTTCACCAAAATATCGATGACTGGATTTTCTCCTTTTACATTTTCGATGAACGTATAAAGCGCATTTCTATCTGAAAAATCGCACTGATAAGCCTTAAACTTTCTTCCTCTAGCAAAAACTTCTTTTTCTACTTCACTTCCAGAAAGCTCTAAAGAAGCTGAAACACCGATAATGTCTGCACCAGCTTCAGCCAAAGCCACTGCCATAGCTTTACCGATACCTCTTTTACATCCTGTTACTAAAGCTACTTTTCCGTCTAAGCGAAATTGATCTATAATTGTACTCATTGTTTTATATTTTTTAGTTTGATGATGGCTTAGTTTTTCTGACAGTCGATAAGGTATTTCATCCCTGCAGGATTGTTATCGATGGTTTCAAACACAGACTGAATATTGTCTAGCGTGTCTACTTTTGTGATCAACTGTTCAAACGGAAGTGCTCCTGTTTCAGCAATGCGAATTGCTTCTTCATAATCATCTTCTTCATAAAGTCTAGCACCTAATAGCTCAATTTCTGACCAGAAGAATTTGAATAAATCTACAGGCTTTTTCTCACCACCATGAATAGCTACCATCACGATTCGACCTCTTACATTGACCACTTCTGTCATGGCATCTACACCCGGACCAGAACCCGACACTTCAAATACACAATCGATCATTGCTTCTTGTGTAAGTTCAGAAACTAGTTCTACCAAATTTTCTTTGATTGGGTTGATAGTCGTAAAACCAAGGTTGTTCAACATTTCTAGTCTATTTTCATTGACTTCAGAAATAATCACATTGGCTCCTTTTTCTCTCAATACATAGCCGATCAGTGTTCCGATTGGGCCTCCACCAATCACCAAACAATTTTCACCTTCTTTCACTCGTCCTACTTTCACATCGTGACAAGCTACCGCCAAAGGCTCAATGAAAGCACCATGCTTTAGCGACAAAGTTTCAGGCAATTTGTGTAGTGTATAGGCAGGAACTGTCCAAGAATTTTGGAATGCACCAGCACTATCAATACCGATAAATTTCAAATTCTTTCCTACGTGAGAAAATCCTTTGTCAAATGGATGAGGCTCACCAAATTTCAATGGGCGAACAGCTACTTTGTCTCCCACTTTAACATTCTCTACACCTTCTCCAACTTCTGCTACCACTGCAGACGCTTCGTGTCCTACAGTTTGAGGTGGGCTAACTCTAGCATCCATCACACCATGATAAATATGAACATCTGTTCCGCAAACGCCACAGTATGCAACATCTAATCTCACTTCTCCTTTTTCTGGTTTGATTAACTCACCTTCGGTCACTTCAAATGTGCCTTGTTTGATATATTTTGCTGCTTTCATGATTGTTCGTATATGATTAGTTGATTCGACTTTCTAAAACTTGAGCTTGGGAATTATCTGTATTGACTTCCAAGACCACCTCATCCCCTTTTAGTCCTTCTGCCGTTACGCCTACTTGGACTTTCCCTTCTCCTCTTGTTGCCTGCACAATGAGCAAAGCCCTGCCATTTGAGGTTTCGATGGATTTTGCATAATGATCTTGAACATTATCAATTGCGCCATTATCTACCCCAAGCAAACGAAGTCCTTCTGGAACATTAAAATGGATGATCTGCTCCTCGTGTTTCACAGGATGCCCATTTTCATCTACTATTTGAGCCACCACATGGGCTACATCATATCCATCAGCATTCAATGCTGTTTTATCAATAGCTAACTGAATACTTTTGGCTGAATTTGCTGAATGAATCGATGTGGTATAAGCTTCTTCTCCTTTCTTGCCTACTACTTTTAATTCTCCTTTTGTAAATGGCACTGCCCACTTATAAATGTGATCTTCAAATTCTGAAAGCTTACGAAGTCCAAGGCTTTTATCATTTAAGAAGAGTTCAAGCTCATTACAATTTGAATAGACTTCTACGCTTATCATTTCTTGTTCTTGATAATTCCAATGCTCGTTTACATCATGCCATTCCCAAAGTGCTTTTTTCCAAGCATCTGGCTTTTTGGCCACTAATAAACCTGTTTCAGGATCAATTTTATTGATAGATTTCTCTATTTTTTGTGTAGCAAAATGGGCATGTGGTTCCTCGTTCCAAAGCGTTTTCATCATATGGTAAGAAGGCCCTGCAAATCCTGCAAAATCAATCATACCCGAACCTGTACCTTTTTTTGGCCAAGCCCCTCTGATTTCACCCATATAATGAATACCTGTCCATAAAAACGTACCCGCAATAAATGGTCTTTCCATAATGGCTTTCCATTCATGGTATTGCGCAAGATTTTCAGTACCCATGATTACTTTATTTGGGTAATTTTTATGTCCGTAATCATAGAGCACTCTTCGGTAGCTATACCCCACAATATCTATTGACTCTCCGTAAGCCGTTTCATGGCTCGCCGAAGGTAAAATACAGTTCGCAATTACGGGTCTAGTGGTATCCAGCTCTTTTGTCCACTTGACTAACTTTTTAGCCGTTTCCCCGATCGTGTATTTTTCTTTTGGAAGTGTTTCCAGTTGATTTCTAATTTTTTCTTTTGAATATGGAGGTGGAGACCAAAAGTAATTACCACTCCAATTCATATTGTTGAAAAAGCCAGTTGCCGCAGACATATAAGGATATGTCCACTCAATCTCATTTCCGATACTCCACTGGAAAATAGATGGATGATTTCGATGAGCTAAAATCGTATTTTTTAGGTCTTTTTCGGCATTCTCTTGGAAAATATAAGCGTAGCCGTCTGTCACATATTCTTGCTTCTTTTGCTTCTGATTCCAACGTTTATCTTTTGGATAATCCCATTCGTCAAAAAACTCATCCTGTACCAAAAAGCCCATTTCATCACATAAATCAAGAAATTCTTCTGAAGCAGGGTTGTGAGAAACTCGAATGGCATTACATCCACCCTCTTTCAATAAAGCTAGCCTTCTTCTCCAAACTTCCTTTGGCACAGCCGTTCCGACTAGTCCTGCATCATGGTGTAAACAAACACCTTTAATTTTCATATTTTCTCCATTCAAATAAAAACCTGTATTCGCATCAAATTTTATGCTTCGAATTCCGAATGTAGTTTCGTATTCGTCTACAACCTTATCTTCCTTATATATCAATGTTTTAGCCGTATATAAATAAGGTTTTTCAATACTCCATAAAGAAGGTTTCTTTACTGTAATCTTTTGGTTAATTTCCGTTTTTGAATTAGCCTCAACTGATGTGTCAGTGGTTGTTTGGGCGACTTCAATACCTTGTGGATTGATAATGTGTGTTTCTAATTTGAAACTTTGTGTTTGTGTGTATTTATTTGCGATTTCAGTATTAAGATTAACCTCAGCTTCTTCTGCAGATACTTTTGGCGTATTTACAAAAGTCCCCCAAACAGGAATATGTAGTTTATCGGTTACTATAAGTTCTACATTTCTATAAATACCAGCACCTGTGTACCATCTGCTATCTGCATAACGGCTATGATCAACTTTTACAGAAAGTACATTTTCTGCTCCATTCTGGTTAAGCTCAGCGTTAAGTTCATAGTAAAATGGAGAATAACCATAAGCATGTTCACCAAGTTTTTTGCCGTTTAAAAATACTTCTGAGTTATTATAAACACCGTCAAATAGTACATATGCTATTTGATTTTCTTCGAGAGATAAACTAAAATTTTTGCGATACCAGCCAATTCCACCGCCATAAATATATCCTGTAGCAGGGGCTGTATCTTCGTTCTTTAACTCATAAGAACCCTTAATCACCCAATCATGAGGTAATTGTACATCTTCCCATGCTTCATCAATAAAATCTACTTTAGTGCGTTTGTTTGTATCATCGTTTTGTTGTGTCAAATCAAATTTCCAACCGAAATTGAAATCTGTAACTCGACTTTCAATGGGCTTATTAGCATGACAGCTAACAGCCAATGTTAGTATGACTAGGTATATTAATTTTTTCATCAGAGTACGTTTATTAGTCTTGTACTGGATTCTAAGACAAAAATCCTCATCTGTATATATTCAAGCGAAAATTTAGCTTGCTATAAACGGGGGTATTTAAATTTTTCGTTTTCAAGAATTAGGGGTACAAGGATTTGCACCCCCAAATTCATAAGATCTTTTTATTCTGTTGGTCTTAATTCAAACTCAACGATTTCAAGATCATCAATATATAGTTCGGTATCACCGATAGATCTAAACCAAAGTCTGAAGGCATCTTCTTGAGCAGACTTGTAATTTGCTGTTACTTTCACCCAAGTATTTGGTGTGAATTGATCGGTATTATCTGGTGAAACAATTACTGCATTACCCCAATCATTTAGTACTAGCATTCTGAAATCAGAGAATCCTAATGTGCCATGCGGAGTAGATGAAACCACATTCAACCAGAAAGTTACTTGATAATTTACATTAGCTTGAACAGGAGTAGCCATATCATACACAAAACAAGTATGACCTTCTTCTCCAGCTGGACCTGTAAAACTATTTACATGCAAACTATAATTTCCACTTCTAACCACTTCTTGAGAGGCTTCAAAGCTTCCTGGGTTGCCCCACCAGCCACCAAATACCCAACCATCGGCTGCATTTTCAAAGCCTGCTGCAGTTGCATCAACTATATTTACTAAATCTCTTCTGATATTTTCTTCAAAAGCTGTTGCTAATACACCATCTGTGGTTTTCATGCTTCCCGGAGTATAAGTGACTGTTACAACATCTGAAGAATAAAGCTTTTCATCTCCTAAAGAAATTAAAACAACATTTCCTTCATTTGGCTTAAGACCAACAGCTGAAATTGTTGGATTAATTTCAAGATCACCGTTCACAATTTTTACGGAGAAATTAGCATCTGAAATAGAGGCAGCATCAATTTCTCTGCTGAATACAAGCGCTACTTTATCATCTATCTCCTGTACATCATCTAGTGTGACTGGCTCTGTAGAAGCCACTACTCTGATTAAGTTTTCAAGAAGTAAAGTATCAATACCTGAAGGACGCTCTCTATTACCTATAAAAGTTACAGAGTGATCTCCCATTCTTGTATATTTCACATCAGTCTCAAGAGATTCCCCAGCTAGTATTTGTTGAGTATCATATGATACTTCAGCAGGATTTCCACCTCCAAACTTATAATTCAAGTTTGCCGGCTCTCCTAAAGCAGTATAATAATAACGAACTGTTCTACTTGCAATCACCTCATTTAAGGCTCCTTCTGAAATATTCAAAAACTCACCCAGACTTCCATCAGGATTCACATATTGAGCTGTGATTCCCAAACGAATTGAATCTAGTACTGTAACATTGAAAGTTGTATCATAAGATGAACCTACTTGGGCATCTCCAACATAGGCATTGCCTTCAAATGTTTGACTCAATCCAATTTCAAACTCTCCTGATTGATCGAAACGTAGCTTTACAATTTCTGCTGATGAAGATGTTCCATTTTCTCCTTCGACAATAGATACTCCTGCCTCAGGTAAAGTCCAAGTTCTTGACTTGATACCAGTTGAGATATCTCCAAAAGTAATTTCTCCACCTACTTGTACTTTGTTTTCATAGTCCATTTCTGAACTAAAAACTAAGTGATGGCTTGGTTGGTCTGCTGGAGCTTCCCACTCATTTGAACAAGCAAATAAGCTGAAAGAAATCAGTAACAAACCTATATGTTTTAGATTTTTTTTCATCGTTCAAAAAGTTTATTATTTGCCCAAATTAGTATTGATCTGACGCTCACTGGTAGGTATTGGAAAATAGTCATGCGCCTCGCTATTATACGCCCCTGCTGAAACAGCATAGTCAGGACGAATTCTTTCATTGATAAACAAAGGTGCTATACCACTCCCATCTGTATTCAAATTGGCTGATCTCCAATCTTCATCCGCCTTATGTGAATCAAAAGTTTCTTTCACAATTCCCCATCTTACCAAATCTTTCCAACGGTGTCCTTCAAAACAAAGCTCAATTGGACGTTCTACCATTCTTAAGTGCGTCATTACAGTCTCTTCAGATGGAGAAACCATTTGATGTGAACCATGTACTTGTACACTTTTATGAAGTACAGGGAAAGTACCTCCGTTGTTATCCATATATGATTGGAGTGTAATTACACCAGCTCTTGCTCTTACCATATCAATGTACTGAATCGCTGTGGCAACATCTGAATTAGCTTCCAAAACTGCTTCAGCATACATCAAGTAGACATCTGCAAGTCTGATATGTCTAAAGTTGATTCCTGATCTTTCCAATGGACTTTCAGTATCCCAATGATACCAGTTCGAATGTTTTTTCACATAGGCTGACTGTCCGTAAGCCCATCCACCTTTTGAACCTGTAGGTAGGTTGTAATACAATCCATCTGAATCAATTGGAGCAATAGAGCTATAAAAACGTTGTGAGTGCGTGTATCCAGAATTAATAGGGTTATCCGTATCCATTTCGTCATAAACCATTAATTCATGAAGATAATAAGAAGAAATTACAGTATTGTATGCCCCAAAACTCAACTGCCCCGTTTGCATTGCCAAAGCTGAAGCCTCACCACTCGTTTCGTTTTCGTTATCATCAATTGTAGGTCCCTTAGCACCAGGCTTAAGTACATCAGAATATGCTACCTCAAAAATTGACTCCGAATTAAACTCGTTTTCGTCAGTAAAATTATCTAAGGTATTTGGTACCAAACTATAAACTTGACTATCGATAACCTCTTTAAACTGCGTCGCAGCCATTGTCCATTCTTCTCCGAATAGATAAACCTTTCCTAAAAGAGAAGTAGCTGCTCCCCAAGTTGCTCTACCTAAATCGTTTTCTGAATCCCAAACTTGAGGAAGATGTTGTTTTGCAAATTCCAAATCTGGAATGATCACAGACTGAGTAACTTCTTCTTTTGTTGCAAATGGTTTATTGAAGTCTTCAGGACTTTTTGCAACTGCAGTATGTACAACTGCTCCACCATAAGAATGAACAAGTTGGAAATAAAAGAACGCTCTTAAAAAACGCGCTTGAGCTTCTACTTCTAAAGCGAAACTATCGTCTAAAGTAGCTTCTGTAGTTTCTAGGTTTTCAATAACTTGGTTCGCTCTGAAAACCCCTACATATAATTCATTCCATTTGTTTTGAACATGGCGTGTCGCATCAGTAAAACCTAATTGAGTAAACTCATACTGACCCGAATACCAATATTCTGTTCCTGCTAAATCACTTTGTACAATTTCATGACTAAGGTCAGCGCCACTTATCCCTGCAAATTGTAAGGCTCCATAGGCGGTAGTCAAACCTTTACTAAAATCTGTTTCGCTTTTCCAGAAAGTATCACTAGTGATTTGATTCGGATTGACCTGTGATAAAAAATCGTCTTCGTTACAGCTCGTTATAAAAACCAACGAACTGAGTAGTATCATATATAATTTTATGCTTTTCATTTCTTCATTGGATTAATAACGACTAAAACTTAAACTGTAATCCCATCAAGAATCGACGAGTTGTAGGATAATTACCAGCATCTACACCTCTTGTGTAAAGTCCATCACCCCCAACTTCAGGATCGTAACCTTCGTATTCTGTGAAAGTAAATGGATTTTGTGCGGTCAGATACAGTCGCATTTTATTGACTTTGCCTTTGAAAATACTGTGTGCAAAGTCATAACCAAGTGTTAGATTTCGGATTCTTAGGTAAGTCCCATCTTCCAAGAAGAAATCTGAACGTGCTCTTGTATTTGCATGCTCTTGAGATTGTCTCACAACAGGAATGTCAGAATCTGGATTTTGAGGTGTCCACATATAATACTGATCTTTGTGACGACCTACACCATAAGCATAAAGCTTCGAACCATTGTAGATCATTGCTCCTTGAGAGTAGTAACTCTGTACAAAGAAGTCAAAACCTTTATACATTAGATTGAAAGAAAGACCAATATCGAAATCTGATTGCCCTGAACCTTTATAAACTCTATCAAGATCATCAATAACATTATCCCCATTTTGGTCTTTGTACATCATATCACCAAGTTGAGCATTAGCATCAATTTCTCTGTAAGCTGTAAGCTGCTCTTCTGTCTTGATTACACCTTGATTTTCTACTAAGAAGAAAGCTCCAGCCTCATAACCTTCTATCAGATAAGTTGTATAATCTGTTCTATCTCCCCTAGTTACTACAGGACGTCCTCCACTAAGTGCAAAACCTTCTATTCCATTCAAGTTCGTCACCATATTTCGGTTACGAGTGAACGTACCATTTACATTCCACTTCAAACCATTCTCACTAATGTGTTTATACATCAAAGAAAGTTCAAGTCCTTTATTCACCATATTACCTGCATTCACAACTACATTGTTATACAACCATGCAGCTCTAGTTGGCCATGTACCCGTAGATGGTGAGAGTCTCTGATTAAGAAGCATATCTTTCTTATCATTTTCATATACGTCTGCTGAGAGCTGTAATCGATCATCAAATAAAGACATATCAAGACCAAGATTTCTTGAAACTGTAGTTTCCCATCTGATATCATTGTTTGCATACTGACGTTGAATAGCTCCAATCTCAAGGTTCTCGTTTCCTTCAGGACCAAATGGATAATCTATACCATTTTCAATTGTTGGAGAAAACATGTATGGCGCAATAGACTGATTACCAACTTCACCATAACTAGCTCTTAGTTTTAGATTTGAAATAAAGTCTAGTGCATCACTATTCTTGAAGAATTGCTCTTCACTGACATTCCAACCTGCAGACGCTCCAAAGAAAGTACCGTATCTGTTGTCTTCTGAAAAATTAGAAGAACCATCTCTTCTCACACTTGCTGAAAGAAGGTATCTTTCATCGTAGTTGTATTGTGCTCTTAGCATCTTACCTGTTAAGGTCTGTACCGTCTCTTTACCAGTTGGCTTAATTCCTGTTACTCCAGCTCCAACTACATCTGTATCGTTGCTAAGCAAACCAACTACTCCAAGATTTATATCTCTGTAGTTATACTTTTCCATAGAGTAAACCCCTGTCACTCCTAAACTATGCTTCCCAAATTTCTTGTTGTAGTTTAGAATGCT
Protein-coding sequences here:
- a CDS encoding RagB/SusD family nutrient uptake outer membrane protein, giving the protein MILLSSLVFITSCNEDDFLSQVNPNQITSDTFWKSETDFSKGLTTAYGALQFAGISGADLSHEIVQSDLAGTEYWYSGQYEFTQLGFTDATRHVQNKWNELYVGVFRANQVIENLETTEATLDDSFALEVEAQARFLRAFFYFQLVHSYGGAVVHTAVAKSPEDFNKPFATKEEVTQSVIIPDLEFAKQHLPQVWDSENDLGRATWGAATSLLGKVYLFGEEWTMAATQFKEVIDSQVYSLVPNTLDNFTDENEFNSESIFEVAYSDVLKPGAKGPTIDDNENETSGEASALAMQTGQLSFGAYNTVISSYYLHELMVYDEMDTDNPINSGYTHSQRFYSSIAPIDSDGLYYNLPTGSKGGWAYGQSAYVKKHSNWYHWDTESPLERSGINFRHIRLADVYLMYAEAVLEANSDVATAIQYIDMVRARAGVITLQSYMDNNGGTFPVLHKSVQVHGSHQMVSPSEETVMTHLRMVERPIELCFEGHRWKDLVRWGIVKETFDSHKADEDWRSANLNTDGSGIAPLFINERIRPDYAVSAGAYNSEAHDYFPIPTSERQINTNLGK
- a CDS encoding SusC/RagA family TonB-linked outer membrane protein translates to MKQYLTLFKHSLMIGALVLLTNLANAQTIVVKGQVVDPYNSSLPGVNILVKGDGSGTITDLDGNYKIEVSPSATLVFSFMGHVTQEILVQGRTTINVELEEDVKALEEVLVIGYGTQRKKEITGAVQSVKAETILKTPTSDLGESLQGQIAGVNVQASSGRPGAATNVQIRGILSATNAGGPLYIVDGIPFQSNPNIAPEQIESIEVLKDGAAASIYGTRAAGGVILISTKRGKTGNLNVELTSYAGVQNITSGTPLMNTKEQMYVENQMLSAIGQEPLIFVFNPDALDFNSDFVGDIQNNNAAIQSYNLSVSGGQENLTFHTSVNYFDQEGILVNSGFNRLSTRINGEYKRDRFRAFASIGLTNENTEQEPWGIYEYAIVQAPWQRGLSNLDPVGDNGVYIPTRNAIQYGWLARQLLNEDNRESQASNIALNLEYEILKGLKVQTNLGRNTWSYSRKFFQPQFLVYGRSGLEPAASNVDASLMEEFIFSKRDTWESILNYNKKFGKHSLGVTGVYSMEKYNYRDINLGVVGLLSNDTDVVGAGVTGIKPTGKETVQTLTGKMLRAQYNYDERYLLSASVRRDGSSNFSEDNRYGTFFGASAGWNVSEEQFFKNSDALDFISNLKLRASYGEVGNQSIAPYMFSPTIENGIDYPFGPEGNENLEIGAIQRQYANNDIRWETTVSRNLGLDMSLFDDRLQLSADVYENDKKDMLLNQRLSPSTGTWPTRAAWLYNNVVVNAGNMVNKGLELSLMYKHISENGLKWNVNGTFTRNRNMVTNLNGIEGFALSGGRPVVTRGDRTDYTTYLIEGYEAGAFFLVENQGVIKTEEQLTAYREIDANAQLGDMMYKDQNGDNVIDDLDRVYKGSGQSDFDIGLSFNLMYKGFDFFVQSYYSQGAMIYNGSKLYAYGVGRHKDQYYMWTPQNPDSDIPVVRQSQEHANTRARSDFFLEDGTYLRIRNLTLGYDFAHSIFKGKVNKMRLYLTAQNPFTFTEYEGYDPEVGGDGLYTRGVDAGNYPTTRRFLMGLQFKF